One Pseudomonas brassicacearum genomic region harbors:
- a CDS encoding ABC transporter permease, whose translation MVSPYMSPIERVWFYSLRILCGLILLFLILPVLVIIPLSFNSGSFLVYPLQGFSLQWYHDFFASAEWMRALKNSIIVAPAATLLAMIFGTLAAIGLTRGDFPGKALVMALVISPMVVPVVIIGVASYLFFAPLGMGNSFLSLIVVHAVLGVPFVIITVSATLQGFNHNLVRAAASLGASPLTAFRRVTLPLIAPGVISGALFAFATSFDEVVVTLFLAGPEQATLPRQMFSGIRENLSPTIAAAATLLIAFSVILLLTLEWLRGRSEKLRTTQV comes from the coding sequence ATGGTGAGTCCTTACATGTCCCCCATCGAGCGGGTGTGGTTCTACAGTCTGCGCATACTCTGCGGGTTGATCCTGTTGTTCCTGATTCTGCCGGTGCTGGTGATCATTCCACTGTCGTTCAACTCCGGCAGTTTCCTGGTGTACCCATTGCAGGGCTTTTCACTGCAGTGGTACCACGACTTCTTTGCCTCGGCCGAATGGATGCGGGCCCTGAAGAACAGCATCATCGTGGCCCCGGCGGCGACGTTGCTGGCGATGATCTTCGGCACCCTGGCGGCCATCGGCCTGACCCGTGGCGACTTCCCGGGCAAGGCGCTGGTGATGGCCCTGGTGATTTCGCCGATGGTGGTGCCGGTAGTGATCATCGGGGTCGCCAGCTATCTGTTTTTCGCGCCGTTGGGGATGGGCAACAGTTTCCTCTCGCTGATTGTGGTCCACGCCGTGCTGGGTGTGCCATTCGTCATCATCACGGTGTCGGCGACCTTGCAGGGCTTTAACCACAACCTGGTCCGGGCGGCCGCCAGCCTTGGCGCTTCGCCGCTGACGGCGTTTCGTCGGGTGACCCTGCCACTGATCGCCCCGGGCGTGATCTCCGGCGCGTTGTTCGCCTTCGCGACGTCGTTCGATGAGGTGGTGGTGACCCTGTTCCTGGCTGGCCCCGAGCAGGCTACCTTGCCACGGCAGATGTTCAGCGGCATCCGCGAAAACCTCAGCCCTACCATCGCCGCCGCAGCGACGTTGCTGATTGCCTTCTCGGTGATTCTGCTGCTGACCCTGGAGTGGTTGCGTGGGCGTAGCGAGAAGCTGCGTACGACCCAGGTATAA
- a CDS encoding phosphoglycolate phosphatase: MSGFEQLFPGTLPRLVMFDLDGTLVDSVPDLAAAVDNMLLKLGRPPAGLDAVRQWVGNGAPMLVRRALANHIDAQGVDEAEAERALELFNEAYEDNHELTVVYPGVRSTLKWLQKQGVEMALITNKPERFVAPLLDQMKIGRYFRWIIGGDTLPQKKPDPAALFFVMKMANIPASQSLFVGDSRSDVLAAKAAGVKCVALSYGYNHGRPIAEEFPTLVIDDLRLLIPSCLDPAAEITLPDAVQSSSGNAIVVVTRKLWMKVMKALARWRWRA; encoded by the coding sequence ATGAGCGGCTTCGAGCAGCTGTTTCCCGGCACCTTGCCGCGCCTGGTGATGTTCGACCTCGATGGCACACTGGTCGATTCTGTTCCAGACCTCGCGGCGGCCGTGGACAACATGCTGCTCAAGCTCGGGCGCCCGCCTGCTGGACTCGATGCCGTGCGCCAGTGGGTTGGCAATGGCGCGCCCATGCTGGTGCGTCGGGCACTGGCCAATCACATCGATGCCCAGGGTGTCGATGAGGCCGAGGCCGAGCGAGCGCTGGAGCTGTTCAACGAAGCCTACGAGGACAATCACGAGCTGACCGTGGTTTACCCCGGCGTGCGCTCCACACTCAAGTGGCTGCAAAAGCAAGGCGTGGAAATGGCGCTGATCACCAACAAGCCGGAGCGCTTCGTCGCGCCGCTGCTGGACCAGATGAAAATCGGCCGCTATTTCCGCTGGATCATCGGCGGCGACACCTTGCCGCAGAAAAAGCCTGACCCGGCCGCGCTGTTCTTCGTGATGAAAATGGCCAACATCCCGGCCTCCCAATCGTTGTTTGTGGGCGACTCGCGCAGTGATGTGCTGGCGGCTAAAGCGGCAGGGGTCAAATGCGTGGCGCTGAGTTACGGCTATAACCATGGTCGCCCGATCGCTGAAGAATTCCCAACGCTGGTGATCGACGATTTGCGCCTGCTAATTCCCAGTTGCCTGGACCCGGCCGCTGAGATAACGTTGCCCGACGCTGTTCAATCCTCTTCTGGAAACGCCATCGTGGTGGTCACTCGCAAACTCTGGATGAAAGTCATGAAGGCCCTGGCCCGCTGGCGTTGGCGCGCCTGA
- a CDS encoding PAS domain-containing sensor histidine kinase produces MMRFCCLWVIGCLWLPLMAWAAPAPSMHGVQLNAGQREWLAQHPQLRVGLVLQAPYAQYDRRLQRLSGTNVELMQWLGKALNVELTWRNFQDLAQLEAALRDGEVDVAPGLSQTPDGLRLWQFSDPYMRVPQLIVGEQKGAEGVELEKLDTQSRVAVRMPSATADYLRGNYPMLNLQGVPIERQALQLLLSQQARYAVVDEAQLGRLMVEPEFSGLVVVGDIGLPQLLRVATRRDWPQLAEIIDAGLQAIPAKELEQLHSRWLKPKYPRLTETPGFWQNLTLLMVALLLSSVAIVFWQRRQQRALERRLRAAREDIALRAASEEALRLTQFSIDQSTVGILWVNWDSHVRYANHAAEIMLGYASGAIIDRPLIDFEPGLHMDRWLNLWKRARASDEAPQSFETECVRADGSILPADVSLSFLRFRDAEYLVVYLNDVTERRRALAALRESEARLQGIAANVPGLVFRLERAPVTGQIDFAYISEGSESLVGYSPATLARSDTGLRSLVHPDDKAGYHRTQDQALDSDSDWSWQGRILTREGQERWAEIKAITRRLEDGAYVWDGIVWDITESKRIELELASSREQLRELSAHLESVREEEKARIAREVHDELGQMLTVLKLETSMCELAYAQLDPGLQERLNSMKRLIAQLFQLVRDVATALRPPILDAGIASAIEWQARRFEARTQIPCLVQVPDNLPPLSDAKAIGLFRILQEALTNVMRHAQAHTVELTLVQESDELCLTVSDDGVGFIANTGRPTSFGLVGMRERVLIMGGQLSLESEPGEGTTLSVRVPLNEA; encoded by the coding sequence ATAATGCGTTTTTGCTGCCTGTGGGTTATCGGCTGTTTATGGCTTCCCTTGATGGCGTGGGCCGCGCCCGCGCCATCGATGCATGGGGTGCAATTGAATGCAGGGCAGCGCGAGTGGCTGGCGCAGCATCCGCAATTGCGTGTCGGCCTGGTATTGCAGGCGCCCTATGCGCAATACGACCGACGTTTGCAGCGTTTGTCGGGGACCAACGTCGAGTTGATGCAATGGCTGGGCAAGGCGTTGAATGTCGAGCTGACCTGGCGCAATTTCCAGGACCTGGCGCAGTTGGAAGCTGCGCTGCGCGACGGCGAGGTGGACGTTGCTCCGGGCCTGAGCCAAACGCCGGACGGGCTCAGGCTCTGGCAGTTTTCCGACCCCTATATGCGCGTGCCGCAGTTGATCGTCGGCGAGCAGAAGGGGGCCGAGGGCGTGGAGCTGGAAAAACTCGACACCCAGAGCCGTGTTGCGGTGCGCATGCCCAGTGCCACGGCCGATTACCTGCGCGGCAATTACCCGATGCTGAATCTGCAAGGCGTACCGATAGAGCGCCAGGCCCTGCAATTGCTGCTGAGCCAGCAGGCCCGTTACGCGGTGGTCGATGAGGCGCAGTTGGGGCGGTTGATGGTCGAGCCTGAATTTTCCGGGTTGGTGGTGGTAGGTGACATTGGCTTGCCGCAACTGCTCCGGGTCGCCACGCGCCGGGATTGGCCGCAGTTGGCCGAAATCATCGATGCCGGTTTGCAGGCGATCCCGGCCAAGGAGCTGGAGCAGTTGCACAGTCGCTGGCTCAAGCCCAAGTATCCGCGCCTGACCGAGACCCCGGGGTTCTGGCAAAACCTGACCCTGCTGATGGTGGCCTTGTTGTTGAGCAGCGTGGCCATCGTGTTCTGGCAGCGCCGTCAGCAACGAGCCCTGGAGCGTCGCCTGCGCGCCGCGCGGGAGGACATTGCCCTGCGTGCCGCCAGCGAAGAAGCCTTGCGCCTGACGCAGTTTTCCATTGATCAAAGCACCGTCGGCATCCTCTGGGTCAATTGGGACAGCCACGTGCGTTATGCCAACCACGCCGCCGAAATCATGCTTGGCTATGCATCGGGCGCCATCATCGACAGGCCCTTGATCGACTTCGAGCCGGGCCTGCACATGGATCGCTGGCTGAACCTGTGGAAGCGCGCCCGGGCCAGCGATGAAGCGCCACAAAGTTTCGAAACCGAATGCGTACGGGCCGATGGCAGTATCTTGCCGGCGGATGTCTCCTTGAGTTTCCTACGCTTTCGCGACGCCGAATACCTGGTGGTCTACCTCAATGACGTGACCGAGCGCCGCCGTGCGCTGGCGGCGTTGCGCGAGAGCGAGGCGCGGCTGCAAGGCATTGCCGCCAACGTGCCGGGCCTGGTCTTTCGTCTGGAACGGGCGCCGGTGACCGGCCAGATCGACTTTGCCTACATCAGTGAGGGCAGCGAAAGCTTGGTGGGGTATTCCCCCGCTACCCTGGCCCGTAGTGACACCGGCTTGCGCAGCCTGGTGCACCCGGACGACAAGGCCGGCTACCACCGCACCCAGGACCAGGCACTGGACAGCGACAGCGACTGGTCGTGGCAGGGTCGCATCCTGACCCGCGAAGGCCAGGAGCGCTGGGCCGAGATCAAGGCGATCACCCGTCGTCTCGAAGACGGCGCCTACGTCTGGGACGGTATCGTCTGGGACATCACCGAAAGCAAGCGCATCGAGCTGGAGCTGGCCAGCTCTCGTGAGCAGTTGCGCGAGTTGTCGGCGCACCTGGAAAGCGTGCGGGAAGAGGAAAAGGCGCGCATTGCCCGGGAAGTCCACGACGAGCTGGGGCAGATGCTGACGGTGTTGAAGCTTGAAACCTCTATGTGCGAACTGGCCTACGCGCAACTCGATCCGGGCCTGCAGGAACGGCTCAACAGCATGAAGCGCCTGATTGCCCAGTTGTTCCAACTGGTGCGAGACGTGGCGACGGCCCTGCGCCCGCCAATCCTCGATGCGGGCATTGCCTCGGCCATTGAATGGCAGGCCCGGCGCTTCGAGGCGCGTACCCAGATTCCCTGCCTGGTGCAGGTGCCGGACAATCTGCCGCCCTTGAGCGACGCCAAGGCCATCGGCCTGTTCCGGATTCTCCAGGAAGCGCTGACCAATGTGATGCGCCATGCCCAGGCGCATACTGTGGAGCTGACGCTGGTGCAGGAAAGTGACGAATTGTGTCTGACGGTCAGCGATGACGGTGTAGGCTTTATTGCCAATACGGGGCGGCCGACGTCCTTTGGCCTGGTCGGCATGCGTGAACGGGTGTTGATCATGGGCGGGCAGTTGTCACTGGAAAGTGAGCCGGGGGAGGGGACGACCCTGTCGGTACGTGTGCCGTTGAATGAGGCCTGA
- a CDS encoding response regulator transcription factor has product MIRVLVAEDHTIVREGIKQLIGLAKDLLVVGEASNGEQLLETLRHVPCEVVLLDISMPGVNGLEAIPRIRALNNPPAILVLSMHDEAQMAARALKVGAAGYATKDSDPALLLMAIRKVAAGGRYIDPDLADRMVFEVGLTDTRPLHSLLSEREFSVFERLAQGANVNDIAQQLALSSKTISTHKARLMQKLNITSLAELVKYAMEHKLL; this is encoded by the coding sequence GTGATCCGTGTACTGGTAGCCGAAGACCACACCATCGTCCGTGAAGGCATCAAGCAGTTGATTGGCCTGGCGAAGGATCTTTTAGTGGTGGGGGAGGCGAGCAATGGCGAACAGTTGCTCGAGACCCTGCGGCATGTACCCTGCGAAGTGGTGCTGCTGGATATATCCATGCCGGGCGTCAATGGCCTGGAGGCGATCCCGCGGATCCGGGCGCTGAACAACCCGCCGGCCATTCTGGTGTTGTCGATGCATGACGAGGCACAAATGGCGGCCCGGGCGCTGAAGGTCGGTGCCGCCGGCTACGCGACCAAGGACAGCGACCCGGCCTTGCTGCTCATGGCGATTCGCAAGGTCGCGGCCGGCGGACGCTACATCGACCCGGACCTGGCCGACCGCATGGTCTTCGAAGTCGGCCTGACCGACACCCGCCCGCTGCATTCGCTGCTGTCCGAACGCGAATTCTCGGTTTTCGAGCGCCTGGCCCAGGGCGCCAACGTCAACGACATCGCCCAGCAACTGGCCCTGAGCAGCAAAACCATCAGCACCCATAAGGCGCGATTGATGCAGAAGCTCAACATCACGTCGTTGGCGGAACTGGTGAAGTATGCGATGGAGCACAAGTTGCTCTAA
- a CDS encoding ABC transporter substrate-binding protein: MLRSLKFTALTLGMMGAASAMAAGPDLTVVSFGGANKAAQVKAFYAPWEAAGNGKIVAGEYNGEMAKVKAMVDTKSVSWDLVEVESPELSRGCDEDMFEQLDPALFGKAEDYVKGAIQPCGVGFFVWSTVLAYNADKLKTAPTSWADFWDTKQFPGKRGLRKGAKYTLEFALMADGVAPKDVYKVLAGKDGQDRAFKKLDELKPNIQWWEAGAQPPQYLASGDVVMSSAYNGRIAAVQKESNLKVVWNGGIYDFDAWAIPRGLDKTRAEAAKKFIAFSVAPQQQKTYSENIAYGPANTQAVPLLAKDVLKDMPTTPENIANQVQIDVSFWADNGEQLEQRFNSWAAK, from the coding sequence ATGTTGAGATCCCTGAAGTTCACAGCCCTGACACTGGGCATGATGGGTGCGGCAAGCGCGATGGCGGCGGGCCCGGACCTGACAGTGGTGTCTTTTGGCGGGGCGAACAAGGCGGCTCAGGTCAAAGCCTTTTACGCACCGTGGGAAGCGGCCGGCAACGGCAAGATCGTGGCTGGCGAGTACAACGGCGAAATGGCCAAGGTCAAGGCCATGGTCGACACCAAGAGCGTCTCCTGGGACCTGGTGGAAGTCGAGTCCCCGGAATTGTCCCGTGGTTGTGACGAAGACATGTTCGAGCAACTGGATCCGGCCCTGTTCGGCAAGGCTGAAGACTACGTCAAGGGCGCCATCCAGCCTTGCGGCGTAGGCTTCTTCGTCTGGTCGACCGTGTTGGCCTACAACGCCGACAAACTGAAAACCGCGCCGACCAGTTGGGCGGACTTCTGGGACACCAAGCAATTCCCGGGCAAGCGTGGCCTGCGCAAAGGCGCCAAGTACACCCTGGAATTCGCCCTGATGGCCGACGGTGTCGCGCCGAAGGACGTCTACAAGGTACTGGCCGGCAAGGACGGCCAGGATCGCGCCTTCAAGAAGCTCGACGAGCTCAAGCCGAACATCCAGTGGTGGGAAGCCGGCGCCCAGCCGCCGCAGTACCTGGCTTCCGGTGACGTGGTCATGAGCTCGGCCTACAACGGCCGGATTGCCGCGGTACAGAAGGAAAGCAACCTGAAAGTGGTGTGGAACGGTGGTATCTACGACTTCGACGCCTGGGCCATCCCGCGCGGCCTGGACAAGACCCGTGCCGAAGCGGCGAAGAAATTCATCGCCTTCTCGGTAGCGCCGCAGCAGCAGAAGACCTACTCGGAAAACATCGCCTACGGCCCGGCCAACACCCAAGCCGTTCCGTTGCTGGCCAAGGATGTCCTCAAAGACATGCCGACCACCCCGGAAAACATCGCCAACCAGGTGCAGATCGACGTCAGCTTCTGGGCTGACAACGGTGAGCAACTGGAGCAGCGTTTCAACTCCTGGGCGGCCAAGTAA
- a CDS encoding ABC transporter ATP-binding protein, with the protein MSQVDSSAGTSDVLVSFRGVQKSYDGENLIVKDLNLDIRKGEFLTLLGPSGSGKTTSLMMLAGFETPTAGEIQLAGRSINNVPPHKRDIGMVFQNYALFPHMTVAENLAFPLTVRGLNKSDVSDRVKRVLSMVQLDTFAQRYPAQLSGGQQQRVALARALVFEPQLVLMDEPLGALDKQLREHMQMEIKHLHQRLGVTVVYVTHDQGEALTMSDRVAVFHQGEIQQIAPPRTLYEEPKNTFVANFIGENNRLNGRLHSHTGDRCLVELGRGEKVEALAVNVGQPGEPVTLSIRPERVSLNGASEQCVNRFSGRVAEFIYLGDHVRVRLEVCGKNDFFVKQPIAELDPGLAVGDVVPLGWQVEHVRALDPLLEAN; encoded by the coding sequence ATGAGCCAGGTTGATTCAAGCGCGGGGACCAGTGATGTGCTGGTCAGCTTTCGTGGTGTGCAAAAGAGCTACGATGGCGAGAACCTGATCGTCAAGGACCTCAACCTGGACATTCGCAAAGGTGAATTCCTGACCCTGCTCGGGCCGTCCGGCTCCGGCAAGACCACCAGCCTGATGATGCTCGCCGGGTTTGAAACCCCCACCGCCGGTGAAATCCAACTGGCCGGGCGTTCCATCAACAATGTGCCGCCGCACAAACGTGATATCGGCATGGTGTTCCAGAATTACGCTTTGTTCCCGCACATGACCGTTGCCGAGAACCTCGCGTTCCCGCTGACCGTGCGTGGCCTGAACAAGAGCGACGTGAGTGATCGGGTCAAGCGCGTCTTGAGCATGGTCCAGCTGGACACATTTGCCCAACGCTACCCGGCGCAATTGTCCGGCGGCCAGCAGCAACGGGTGGCCTTGGCCCGGGCGCTGGTGTTCGAGCCGCAACTGGTGCTGATGGACGAACCTCTCGGCGCACTGGACAAGCAACTGCGTGAACACATGCAGATGGAAATCAAACACCTGCATCAGCGCCTCGGCGTGACCGTGGTCTACGTGACCCACGACCAGGGCGAAGCCTTGACCATGTCCGACCGCGTGGCGGTGTTCCATCAGGGTGAGATCCAGCAGATCGCTCCACCGCGCACGCTCTATGAAGAGCCGAAAAACACCTTCGTCGCCAACTTCATCGGCGAGAACAACCGCCTCAATGGCCGCCTGCACAGTCACACCGGCGACCGCTGCCTGGTGGAGCTGGGGCGCGGTGAAAAGGTCGAGGCACTGGCAGTGAATGTCGGCCAGCCCGGTGAGCCGGTGACCCTGTCGATCCGCCCGGAGCGGGTGAGCCTCAACGGCGCAAGCGAACAATGTGTCAACCGCTTCTCAGGGAGGGTGGCGGAATTCATCTATCTGGGCGACCACGTCCGGGTTCGCCTGGAAGTCTGCGGCAAGAACGACTTCTTCGTGAAACAACCGATTGCCGAGCTCGACCCCGGGCTGGCCGTTGGGGACGTGGTTCCGCTTGGCTGGCAAGTCGAGCATGTGCGTGCGCTCGATCCCCTTCTAGAGGCGAATTGA
- a CDS encoding ABC transporter permease, translated as MAIAVPLNAGTSPTLKQRLKHAERVNRWKAQALIAPLVLFLLLVFLVPIVALLFKSVSNPEVVGAMPRTVAAVAVWDGRGLPGEPVYKAASEDLAEARKNQTLGDLSKRLNMELAGYRSLLTKTARALPFATEPASYKEALESLDERWGDPAYWQVIRRNTSNVTPYYLLAAVDHRIDDLGELAPATPDQAIYLDIFTRTFWMGLVITAICLVLAYPLAYLLANLPSRQSNLLMILVLLPFWTSILVRVAAWIVLLQSGGLINSALIAMGVIDKPLELVFNRTGVYISMVHILLPFMILPIYSVMKGISPTYMRAAISLGCHPFASFWRVYFPQTYAGVGAGCLLVFILAIGYYITPALLGSPNDQMVSYFVAFYTNTSINWGMATALGGLLLLATIVLYLIYSWLVGASRLRLS; from the coding sequence ATGGCCATCGCCGTTCCACTGAACGCGGGCACCAGCCCCACCCTGAAGCAGCGGCTCAAGCATGCCGAGCGGGTCAACCGCTGGAAGGCCCAGGCCTTGATCGCGCCGCTGGTGCTGTTTCTGTTGCTGGTGTTTCTGGTGCCAATCGTGGCGCTGCTATTCAAAAGCGTCAGCAACCCGGAAGTAGTCGGCGCCATGCCGCGCACCGTGGCTGCGGTCGCCGTGTGGGATGGACGTGGATTGCCGGGTGAACCGGTGTACAAGGCCGCCAGTGAAGACCTGGCCGAAGCCCGCAAGAATCAGACCCTGGGCGACTTGTCCAAGCGCCTGAACATGGAACTGGCCGGCTATCGCAGCCTGCTGACCAAGACCGCTCGTGCGCTGCCATTTGCCACCGAGCCGGCCTCTTATAAAGAAGCGTTGGAAAGCCTCGACGAGCGCTGGGGCGATCCGGCGTACTGGCAGGTCATCCGCCGCAACACCAGCAATGTCACCCCGTATTACCTGCTGGCAGCTGTCGATCACCGTATCGACGACCTCGGTGAGCTGGCCCCGGCCACCCCCGACCAGGCGATTTATCTCGATATTTTCACCCGCACGTTCTGGATGGGCCTGGTGATCACCGCGATTTGCCTGGTGCTGGCCTATCCGCTGGCCTACCTGCTGGCGAACCTGCCGTCGCGCCAAAGCAACCTGTTGATGATCCTGGTGCTGCTGCCGTTCTGGACCTCGATCCTGGTGCGAGTGGCGGCGTGGATCGTGCTGCTGCAGTCGGGTGGCCTGATCAACAGCGCCCTGATAGCCATGGGCGTCATCGATAAACCCTTGGAACTGGTGTTCAACCGCACCGGTGTGTACATCTCCATGGTCCATATCCTGCTGCCGTTCATGATCCTGCCGATCTACAGCGTCATGAAGGGCATCTCGCCCACCTACATGCGTGCGGCGATTTCCCTGGGCTGCCATCCGTTCGCGAGTTTCTGGCGGGTGTACTTCCCGCAGACCTATGCCGGTGTCGGCGCTGGTTGCCTGTTGGTGTTCATCCTCGCCATCGGCTACTACATCACCCCGGCGCTGCTGGGCAGCCCGAACGATCAGATGGTCAGCTACTTCGTTGCGTTCTACACCAACACCAGCATCAACTGGGGCATGGCCACGGCGCTCGGTGGGCTGCTGTTGCTGGCGACCATCGTGCTTTATCTGATTTACAGCTGGCTGGTGGGCGCCAGTCGCCTGCGCCTGAGCTAA
- a CDS encoding iron-containing alcohol dehydrogenase, giving the protein MSLSSFKIAHKLITGAAAIEQLAAELTRLDVDNPLIVTDAALVKSGTVELALQHLGGRDYEIFDRVMPDPEIAIVKDCMQAYREGGHDGLIGLGGGSAIDIAKCVGAYAGYHGELEDLFGVDQVPRKGPPLIAIPTTAGTGSEVTNVAILSDKAAQLKKGIVSDYLLPDVALVSPQMTLTCPRGVTASSGVDALVHAIEAYLSLNASPITDALAIGAIKLITPALPKAYANPAHLQAREDMATASLMAGMAFGNAGVGAVHALAYPLGGRFHVSHGVANALLLPYVMAWNKLACVERMRDIAEAMGLKTAHLSDIEAADEAVEAMIALCAAVEIPKGLSGLGVTEEVIPSMAVEAAGIERLMRNNPRKLSAGDIEKIYRAAY; this is encoded by the coding sequence ATGAGTCTTTCCTCATTCAAGATCGCCCACAAACTGATCACCGGTGCCGCTGCCATCGAGCAACTGGCGGCCGAGCTGACGCGCCTGGACGTCGATAACCCGCTGATTGTCACCGACGCGGCGCTGGTCAAGTCCGGCACCGTGGAGCTGGCCCTGCAACATCTGGGCGGGCGTGACTACGAGATTTTCGACCGGGTGATGCCTGATCCGGAAATCGCCATCGTCAAGGATTGCATGCAGGCCTACCGTGAAGGTGGCCATGATGGCTTGATTGGCCTGGGCGGTGGCAGCGCGATCGACATCGCCAAGTGCGTAGGGGCCTACGCCGGTTATCACGGCGAGTTGGAAGATTTGTTCGGCGTCGACCAGGTACCGCGCAAAGGCCCGCCGTTGATTGCCATCCCCACCACGGCCGGTACGGGCTCGGAAGTCACCAACGTGGCGATCCTCTCCGACAAGGCCGCGCAGCTGAAAAAAGGCATCGTCAGCGATTATCTGTTGCCAGACGTGGCGCTGGTCAGCCCGCAAATGACCCTCACATGCCCTCGCGGCGTAACGGCTTCCAGTGGTGTCGACGCGCTGGTGCATGCCATCGAGGCTTACCTGTCGCTCAATGCCTCGCCGATCACCGATGCCCTGGCCATCGGTGCAATCAAGTTGATCACCCCCGCACTGCCCAAGGCCTATGCCAACCCTGCCCACCTGCAAGCCCGTGAAGACATGGCCACCGCCAGCCTGATGGCCGGCATGGCGTTCGGCAATGCCGGGGTCGGGGCGGTGCATGCACTGGCTTATCCGTTAGGCGGGCGTTTTCATGTCTCCCATGGCGTCGCCAACGCCTTGTTGCTGCCCTATGTCATGGCGTGGAACAAGCTGGCCTGTGTCGAGCGTATGCGCGATATCGCTGAGGCCATGGGGCTCAAGACCGCTCACTTGAGTGATATCGAGGCCGCCGACGAAGCCGTGGAGGCCATGATCGCGCTGTGCGCTGCCGTGGAAATTCCCAAGGGCCTGAGCGGTCTGGGCGTGACCGAGGAGGTGATCCCCTCGATGGCGGTGGAGGCTGCGGGGATAGAGCGGTTGATGCGTAACAATCCACGCAAACTGAGCGCCGGCGATATCGAGAAGATCTACCGCGCGGCGTATTGA
- the rpe gene encoding ribulose-phosphate 3-epimerase gives MQPFAIAPSILSADFARLGEEVDNVLAAGADIVHFDVMDNHYVPNLTIGPMVCAALRKYGVTAPIDAHLMVSPVDRIVGDFIEAGATYITFHPEATLHIDRSLQLIREGGCKAGLVFNPATPLDVLKYVMDKVDMILLMSVNPGFGGQKFIPGTLDKLREARALIDASGRDIRLEIDGGVNVGNIREIAAAGADTFVAGSAIFNAPDYKEVIEKMRAELALARP, from the coding sequence ATGCAGCCCTTCGCTATTGCTCCGTCGATTCTCTCCGCCGACTTCGCCCGCCTGGGCGAGGAAGTGGACAACGTTCTGGCCGCCGGGGCCGACATCGTGCACTTCGATGTCATGGACAATCACTACGTACCCAACCTGACCATCGGCCCGATGGTCTGCGCGGCGTTGCGCAAGTATGGCGTCACCGCGCCAATCGACGCACACCTGATGGTGAGCCCGGTGGACCGCATCGTCGGCGATTTCATCGAGGCCGGCGCCACCTACATCACTTTCCACCCTGAAGCCACGCTGCACATCGATCGCTCCTTGCAGTTGATCCGTGAAGGTGGCTGCAAGGCCGGCCTGGTGTTCAACCCGGCAACGCCCTTGGACGTGCTCAAGTACGTGATGGACAAGGTCGACATGATCCTGCTGATGAGCGTCAACCCGGGCTTCGGCGGGCAGAAGTTCATCCCCGGCACCCTCGACAAGCTGCGCGAAGCCCGCGCGCTGATCGACGCCTCGGGGCGTGACATCCGCCTGGAAATCGACGGCGGCGTGAACGTGGGCAACATTCGCGAAATCGCTGCCGCTGGCGCCGATACCTTTGTCGCAGGCTCGGCGATCTTCAATGCACCGGACTACAAAGAGGTGATTGAAAAGATGCGCGCTGAACTGGCCCTGGCACGCCCATGA